From Acidobacteriota bacterium, one genomic window encodes:
- a CDS encoding S46 family peptidase → MTLLAIAAGAAWLTAGEGMWTFDNPPTTLLKDKYGFELTPAWLEHVRLSSVRFNDGGSGSFVSATGLVLTNHHVALGQLQKVSTAEKNYVVTGFLARNPAEEIKCPDLELNVLMSMENVTDRVAAAVKPGMGLSEANEARKAAIAGIEKAGLEATGLRSDVVILYEGGEYWLYQYKKYTDVRLVFAPEQTIAYFGGDPDNFTFPRYNLDMALFRVYENDKPLSPKHFLKWDPKGSGDGDLVFVSGHPGRTSRLNTLAELEFQRDLAYPQRLDMMNKMVAAARVYAAQGPEQARQAMNIIYGIENALKATTGEYQGLINPELLAKKAREEAEFRKLVDSNPEWKQAYAGAWEELAQVQKLLRQRFNEITYRTLPRSRLLQTALSLVQMVAETAKPDSQRLDGYHDAQLESLKFRLFSPAPVYPGMEEVLMAFQMKLSLSKLGEKDAFMAAMLDGKTPEAQAKALVSGTKLADPAFRMELFKGGAKAVAESTDPLIVLARKVDPLLREIQKWKEDHVESVETSAGEKIGKARFAVYGKNAYPDATFTLRLSYGVVQGYAMNGTQAPSKTTFYGLYERSAAFDNKTPFRLPERYAEALGKLDLATPFNFVCTADIIGGNSGSPVISGDGNLVGLVFDGNIESLVGRFVFDETANRCVSVHTAGMTEALKKVYEAGELLRELLGQ, encoded by the coding sequence ATGACCCTGCTGGCCATCGCGGCCGGCGCTGCCTGGCTCACCGCCGGCGAGGGCATGTGGACGTTCGACAACCCCCCCACCACCCTCCTCAAGGACAAGTACGGATTCGAGCTGACGCCCGCGTGGCTGGAACACGTGCGGCTTTCCTCCGTCCGTTTCAACGACGGCGGGTCCGGCTCCTTCGTGAGTGCCACGGGCCTGGTGCTGACCAATCACCACGTGGCCCTGGGGCAGCTCCAGAAAGTGTCCACCGCCGAGAAGAACTACGTGGTGACCGGGTTTTTGGCCCGCAACCCGGCGGAAGAGATCAAGTGCCCCGACCTTGAGCTCAACGTGCTGATGTCGATGGAGAACGTCACCGACCGCGTGGCGGCCGCCGTCAAGCCCGGCATGGGGCTGTCCGAGGCCAACGAGGCCCGCAAGGCGGCCATCGCCGGAATCGAGAAGGCCGGCCTCGAGGCCACCGGGCTGCGCTCGGACGTGGTGATCCTGTACGAGGGCGGGGAGTACTGGCTCTACCAGTACAAGAAGTACACGGACGTCCGGCTGGTCTTCGCCCCGGAACAGACCATCGCCTACTTCGGCGGCGACCCGGACAACTTCACCTTCCCGCGCTACAACCTCGACATGGCCCTCTTCCGAGTTTACGAGAACGACAAGCCGTTGAGCCCGAAGCACTTCCTGAAGTGGGACCCGAAGGGTTCCGGCGACGGCGACCTGGTCTTCGTCTCCGGGCACCCCGGGAGGACCAGCCGTCTGAACACCCTGGCCGAGCTGGAGTTCCAGCGCGACCTGGCCTATCCCCAGCGCCTGGACATGATGAACAAGATGGTGGCGGCCGCCCGGGTCTACGCCGCCCAGGGCCCCGAGCAGGCCCGCCAGGCCATGAACATCATCTACGGCATCGAGAACGCCCTCAAGGCCACGACGGGCGAGTACCAGGGCCTGATCAACCCCGAACTCCTGGCCAAGAAGGCCCGGGAGGAAGCGGAGTTCCGCAAGCTGGTGGACTCGAACCCGGAGTGGAAGCAGGCGTACGCCGGTGCCTGGGAGGAATTGGCCCAGGTGCAGAAACTCCTCCGGCAGCGTTTCAACGAGATCACCTACCGGACCCTCCCCCGCTCCCGCCTGCTGCAGACCGCCCTCTCCCTCGTCCAGATGGTTGCCGAGACGGCCAAGCCCGATAGCCAACGGCTGGACGGCTACCACGACGCCCAGCTGGAGTCCCTGAAGTTCCGGCTCTTCTCCCCGGCGCCCGTTTACCCCGGGATGGAAGAGGTCCTGATGGCTTTCCAGATGAAATTGTCCCTGTCGAAGCTCGGCGAGAAAGACGCCTTCATGGCGGCGATGCTGGACGGCAAGACCCCCGAGGCGCAGGCGAAGGCCCTGGTGAGCGGGACGAAGCTGGCCGACCCCGCCTTCCGGATGGAGCTGTTCAAGGGCGGCGCCAAGGCCGTGGCCGAGTCCACGGACCCCCTGATCGTCCTGGCGCGCAAGGTGGACCCCCTTCTCCGGGAGATCCAGAAGTGGAAGGAAGACCACGTGGAGAGCGTGGAGACGAGCGCCGGCGAGAAGATCGGCAAGGCCCGTTTCGCCGTGTACGGGAAAAACGCCTACCCGGACGCCACCTTCACCCTCCGGCTTTCCTACGGCGTCGTCCAGGGCTATGCCATGAACGGGACCCAGGCCCCCTCCAAGACCACCTTCTACGGGCTGTACGAGCGATCCGCCGCTTTCGACAACAAAACGCCGTTCCGGCTCCCGGAGCGCTATGCGGAAGCTCTCGGCAAGCTCGACCTGGCGACCCCTTTCAACTTCGTCTGCACCGCGGACATCATCGGCGGGAACTCGGGTTCCCCCGTCATCAGCGGCGACGGCAACCTGGTGGGCCTGGTCTTCGACGGCAACATCGAGAGCCTGGTGGGGCGCTTCGTCTTCGACGAGACCGCCAACCGCTGCGTGTCCGTCCACACCGCCGGGATGACCGAGGCCCTGAAGAAGGTCTACGAGGCCGGGGAACTGCTGCGGGAACTGCTGGGGCAGTGA
- a CDS encoding class I SAM-dependent methyltransferase, protein MSPTDRADFDFLLANARAGKALGLTSFIHLDQPAGLWGYIRIANAVAALVPSGRLLDWGCGFGQMTWLLRRRGLDVTPFDLGGDGEALPGIPLCEGLTVIRSTHPTELPFPGATFDAVLSCGVLEHVDEYSGTPGNEVRSLREIARVLRPGGLFLVFQLPQKRAWQEAMIRRFHLGYSHPRRFTAREIRRLLADTGFRVRRLRRFNFLPKNLTGMPEGVRRLYSRAARPILAADAALSRIPLLNRLAGVLEIVAVRGEGV, encoded by the coding sequence GTGAGCCCGACGGACCGCGCCGACTTCGACTTCCTCCTGGCCAACGCCCGAGCCGGCAAGGCCCTCGGGTTGACGTCCTTCATCCACCTGGACCAACCGGCGGGGCTGTGGGGATACATCCGCATCGCCAACGCCGTGGCGGCCCTCGTCCCGTCGGGGCGCCTGCTGGACTGGGGGTGCGGTTTCGGGCAGATGACCTGGCTCCTGCGCCGCCGGGGACTCGACGTCACCCCCTTCGACCTGGGGGGCGACGGGGAGGCCCTGCCGGGCATCCCGCTCTGTGAAGGCCTCACGGTGATCCGGAGCACCCACCCCACCGAACTGCCCTTCCCCGGGGCCACCTTCGATGCCGTCCTCAGCTGCGGTGTCCTCGAGCACGTGGACGAGTACAGCGGCACGCCTGGAAACGAGGTGCGCTCCCTGCGGGAGATCGCCCGGGTCCTCCGGCCCGGCGGACTTTTCCTGGTCTTTCAGCTCCCCCAGAAGCGGGCGTGGCAAGAGGCCATGATCCGGCGTTTCCACCTCGGCTATTCCCACCCCCGCCGTTTCACCGCCCGGGAGATCCGCCGGCTCCTGGCGGACACCGGCTTCCGCGTTAGGCGGCTGCGGCGGTTCAATTTCCTCCCGAAAAACCTGACGGGGATGCCCGAGGGCGTCCGCCGTCTCTACAGCCGGGCGGCGCGGCCGATCCTCGCCGCGGACGCGGCGCTTTCCCGCATCCCCCTCCTCAACCGCCTGGCCGGGGTCCTGGAGATCGTGGCGGTGAGGGGGGAAGGGGTTTAG
- a CDS encoding radical SAM protein, which translates to MYLRNPVDDPGENGARGRREAFGGPFVFQWHLTDRCERSCRHCYREGPPRRDLGEAGQLSVLEAIRAFLAKRGLRGRLHLAGGEPALCPGLDRLLAAIARAGLPFRFLTGGVGLTPSRAADLARSGCVGVQVSVEGTEATHDALRGEGGFRQAMEGVCCARAAGLPVTLAMTLHRENLADLEAVGRLAEAAADRVYFSRLIPAGHGASLGVLPNRAAWAGALRRILALADTLRVPVALRDPTFRPLLAAPWHAGHSPAISGCSAGYRTLTVESDGEVLPCRRLALPVGHALEGGLEQAWEAHPLLIALRDRDRLKGRCGRCAYRWVCGGCRAVPRAVSGDPFGEDPQCPWAGSALFRFRVMLLHLARQGRFRWRLATRRFP; encoded by the coding sequence ATGTATTTGCGAAACCCGGTGGACGATCCAGGCGAGAACGGCGCTCGCGGACGCCGCGAGGCCTTCGGCGGGCCCTTCGTGTTCCAGTGGCACCTGACGGACCGCTGTGAGCGGTCCTGCCGGCACTGCTACCGGGAAGGGCCTCCCCGCCGCGACCTGGGCGAGGCCGGGCAATTGAGTGTCCTCGAAGCCATCCGGGCCTTCCTGGCGAAACGCGGCCTCCGGGGCCGCCTGCACCTGGCGGGGGGCGAGCCCGCCCTCTGCCCGGGGCTGGACCGGCTGTTGGCGGCGATCGCCCGCGCCGGGCTGCCGTTCCGCTTCCTGACCGGCGGGGTCGGCCTCACGCCGTCGCGGGCGGCGGATTTGGCCCGCAGCGGCTGCGTGGGGGTCCAGGTCAGCGTCGAGGGGACGGAAGCGACCCATGACGCCCTCCGCGGCGAGGGCGGCTTCCGGCAGGCGATGGAGGGGGTGTGCTGCGCGCGGGCGGCCGGCCTGCCGGTGACCCTGGCCATGACGCTCCACCGGGAGAACCTCGCCGACCTCGAGGCGGTCGGACGGCTTGCGGAAGCGGCGGCCGACCGGGTCTACTTTTCCCGCCTGATCCCGGCGGGGCACGGGGCCTCCCTCGGCGTCCTGCCCAACCGTGCCGCCTGGGCGGGCGCCCTCCGGCGCATCCTGGCACTCGCCGACACCCTGCGGGTCCCGGTGGCCCTGCGCGACCCCACGTTCCGCCCCCTCCTGGCGGCGCCCTGGCACGCCGGGCACTCGCCGGCGATTTCCGGCTGCAGCGCCGGCTACCGAACGTTGACCGTGGAGTCCGACGGCGAGGTCCTGCCGTGCCGGCGGCTGGCCCTCCCCGTCGGCCACGCCCTCGAGGGGGGGCTGGAGCAGGCCTGGGAGGCGCACCCGCTGCTGATCGCCCTGCGGGACCGGGACCGCCTCAAGGGCCGCTGCGGGCGGTGTGCCTACCGCTGGGTGTGCGGCGGCTGCCGGGCCGTGCCCCGGGCGGTGAGCGGCGACCCCTTCGGGGAGGACCCCCAGTGCCCCTGGGCTGGCTCGGCCCTGTTCCGGTTCCGGGTGATGCTCCTTCACCTCGCCCGTCAGGGCCGCTTCCGCTGGCGCCTGGCCACCCGCCGATTCCCGTGA
- a CDS encoding TIGR04222 domain-containing membrane protein — protein sequence MIQLASPTIPPLSTALAAPVPETARNPFLGWLDGPDFLGFYVVLFLGLLVVGYLVRHVILSRYPARMSVYPGLYTVAYLRGGEDAVIETAVLRLCSMGLLSADGKRVDFVDRPTDPGVLERLDAIDAAVCAAADQSTFADLKKTAKTRVAELSVPIRRELEAAGLSPTPDQRRPLQTLLWFGVLTIFGVGLARLVGAFSVGRSNVGYLFLLLFVLPVALAFVLQVPRATPEGRRFLKRVRGDTRDAVRMVRGLGAPSTEAVFWMAMAAGGTGVLAGTAYDRIGSTLRWVEPSSSTSSGCGSGCGGGCGGGCGGGCGG from the coding sequence ATGATTCAGCTCGCTTCCCCAACGATACCGCCCCTGAGCACGGCCCTCGCGGCGCCGGTTCCCGAGACCGCCCGGAATCCCTTCCTGGGGTGGCTGGACGGCCCGGATTTCCTGGGGTTCTACGTCGTGCTCTTCCTCGGCCTCCTCGTGGTGGGTTACCTGGTGCGCCACGTCATCCTGTCGCGGTACCCCGCCCGGATGTCGGTCTACCCCGGGCTTTACACCGTGGCCTATCTCCGGGGAGGGGAGGATGCCGTCATCGAGACGGCGGTCCTCAGGCTCTGCAGCATGGGCCTGCTGTCGGCCGACGGCAAACGCGTGGACTTCGTCGACCGCCCGACGGACCCCGGCGTCCTGGAGCGGTTGGACGCCATCGACGCGGCCGTGTGCGCCGCCGCCGACCAGTCGACCTTCGCGGACCTGAAAAAGACCGCGAAGACGCGGGTGGCCGAACTCAGCGTTCCGATCCGCCGCGAGCTGGAGGCGGCGGGGCTTTCCCCCACCCCGGACCAGCGCCGCCCCCTCCAGACCCTCCTGTGGTTCGGCGTCCTCACGATCTTCGGTGTCGGCCTGGCGCGCCTGGTGGGGGCTTTTTCCGTCGGCCGCTCCAACGTGGGGTACCTCTTCCTCCTCCTGTTCGTCCTTCCCGTGGCCCTGGCTTTCGTCCTCCAGGTCCCCCGGGCGACCCCCGAGGGCCGCCGTTTCCTGAAGAGGGTCCGCGGGGACACCCGGGATGCCGTTCGCATGGTCCGCGGCCTCGGGGCCCCGTCCACGGAAGCCGTTTTCTGGATGGCCATGGCCGCGGGGGGCACCGGCGTGCTGGCCGGGACGGCGTACGACCGGATCGGTTCCACCCTGCGGTGGGTGGAGCCCTCCTCGTCCACCAGTTCCGGCTGCGGAAGCGGCTGCGGGGGCGGCTGCGGCGGAGGGTGCGGCGGCGGCTGCGGCGGCTGA
- a CDS encoding peptidase M35 — MKRTTVLILMVLALAFTGVGLAEQQGRDRGPEFSTRVETLPWYTPAEPMNVRFTLENGSAEALWVLRWQLPSDDIDANLFEVTCNGKPVTYTGPLVKRAAPTAEDYVLVNPGEALSVLFDPSAVYDMTAQGQYTIKYRVQGLYARKEAPGADQPSFPAERARVMAAQPAGFWFEGIEKPQTPPSVFEPTLMGIGGYTKCTTSQQSTLVTAHNNAKTIASKAQSHLAANPNGSSLYTYWFGTYSSSRFNTVKSHYASVYDAFANKSVTYNCSCKQNYYAYVYPTKPYTIYLCKVFWQAPALGRDSKAGTLVHEMTHFNVTCGTDDYVYGATGAHNLAVSDPAKAVDNADNHEYFAEDQP; from the coding sequence ATGAAACGCACGACTGTCCTGATTCTGATGGTTCTTGCTCTGGCTTTCACGGGGGTGGGTCTGGCGGAGCAGCAGGGCCGTGACCGGGGTCCCGAATTCTCGACCCGCGTGGAGACGCTGCCGTGGTACACGCCTGCCGAGCCCATGAACGTGAGATTCACGCTGGAAAACGGCAGCGCCGAGGCCCTCTGGGTGCTGCGCTGGCAACTGCCTTCCGACGACATCGACGCCAACCTCTTCGAGGTCACGTGCAACGGCAAGCCCGTGACCTACACCGGCCCGCTCGTCAAGCGGGCCGCCCCGACGGCCGAGGACTACGTCCTGGTCAACCCCGGCGAGGCGCTCTCCGTCCTGTTCGACCCCTCCGCCGTCTACGACATGACGGCCCAGGGCCAGTACACCATCAAGTACCGGGTGCAGGGCCTCTATGCCCGCAAGGAAGCCCCCGGCGCCGACCAGCCCTCCTTCCCCGCCGAGCGCGCGCGGGTGATGGCGGCCCAGCCGGCCGGCTTCTGGTTCGAGGGGATCGAGAAACCCCAGACGCCGCCCTCGGTGTTCGAGCCCACCCTCATGGGCATCGGCGGCTACACCAAGTGCACCACCTCCCAGCAGAGCACCCTGGTGACGGCGCACAACAACGCCAAGACCATCGCCAGCAAGGCCCAGTCCCACCTGGCGGCCAACCCGAACGGCAGCAGCCTCTACACCTACTGGTTCGGCACGTACAGTTCCTCCCGCTTCAACACGGTGAAGAGCCACTATGCCTCCGTCTACGACGCGTTCGCCAACAAGTCGGTGACCTACAACTGCAGCTGCAAGCAGAACTACTACGCCTACGTCTACCCGACCAAGCCCTACACCATCTACCTCTGCAAGGTGTTCTGGCAGGCCCCGGCCCTCGGCCGTGACTCCAAGGCCGGCACCCTGGTCCACGAGATGACCCACTTCAACGTCACCTGCGGGACCGACGACTACGTCTACGGCGCCACCGGGGCCCACAACCTGGCCGTGTCCGACCCGGCCAAGGCCGTCGACAACGCCGACAACCACGAGTACTTCGCCGAGGACCAGCCCTGA
- the pulA gene encoding type I pullulanase — translation MRSFFPWLTLLLPLSLAATPTDTPAPDRKPVIFCARAGVDFGTVLQGRKVSHTFVVENHGDAPLNISGVVPNCNCTTADITRQIVEPGTSAFVRAVFDSSEFDGPVGKTIFVSSDDPERPTLNLDFKANVLRPYTTEPYPADFRRVSRNADFEMKLAFRGREGRQGAIRSVSVEKATCFEARFTPGTDAGPAVVVLRLKPGAPPHAVEATLVVTVDDPEFPVVRIPLRGQLLDDVTVFPAALDFGTLEPGAAFPRKVFALVANPAVTLRTVEFTPPFFSATVAKRASTLSAGPAGAAPEPEAVEVSVSVKPDAPPGPVKGSMALKTDSREQPVITLPLAGAVAAVAPPLDLDAVRRHGSDRYDGNDLGCTWTAAETGFKLWAPTARSVDVLLFPGPAAPGFTRHAMTRGPAGTWSLALPGDHEGKYYLYETVFARAGNAGGTVTFRVNDPCARGCSANSGRTLIYDPRKTDPPGWAKDRPVTLHSPTDAVICEMHLRDVSIHPSSGVPPAHRGKYLGAVQGGTRSPEGLATTLDHLAELGVTHVHLLPTFDYGTGDETEPAARYTWYNWGYDPVLYNAPEGSYASDPDGTARQREFKQMVQAFHRRGIGVVLDCVYNHTFRTGGDPFSVFDKVFPGYYYRFNPDGTYADGSQCRNEVASERPMVRKFIVDSIRHWLEEYHVDGFRFDLMGLMDRETMLELAREARRVNPGVLLYGEGWDMGSILKPDEKFKQANVGGTGVAAFNDGIRDNLKGDVFDAASKGFVQGAGPWLDMDRLKKHVLGAGTGRDKTDIPVRSPTETVNYVSCHDNLCLMDKLKASVPDAAPGTRVRMACLAHAVVLTSQGIPFLHLGDDFGRSKNGVENSFNNNDPAVNPVDWSLKAANREMFNFHRGLVALRRAHPAFRMSVASVVGRHVRFLEGLPENVLAYVLHGRANGDPWAEILVAFNGTAAPQTLAAPGRWEVVVDGLSAGTKTLSTAKDTVKIAPFSALVAHR, via the coding sequence ATGCGTTCGTTCTTTCCCTGGTTGACCCTGTTGCTCCCGCTCTCCCTGGCGGCGACCCCGACGGACACACCCGCCCCGGACCGGAAACCCGTCATCTTCTGCGCCCGGGCCGGCGTCGATTTCGGAACGGTCCTGCAGGGGCGGAAAGTCAGCCACACCTTCGTGGTGGAGAACCACGGGGACGCCCCCCTCAACATCTCCGGCGTGGTCCCCAACTGCAACTGCACCACGGCGGACATCACCCGGCAGATCGTCGAGCCCGGGACCAGCGCCTTCGTCCGGGCCGTCTTCGATTCCTCCGAGTTCGACGGGCCCGTGGGCAAAACCATTTTCGTGTCCAGCGACGACCCCGAACGGCCCACCCTCAACCTGGATTTCAAGGCGAACGTCCTCCGGCCCTACACCACCGAGCCCTACCCCGCCGACTTCCGTCGGGTCAGCCGCAACGCCGATTTCGAGATGAAACTGGCCTTCCGGGGCCGCGAGGGGCGGCAAGGCGCCATCCGCTCCGTGTCGGTGGAGAAGGCGACCTGTTTCGAGGCCCGCTTCACACCCGGGACCGACGCGGGGCCCGCCGTCGTCGTGCTCCGGCTCAAACCCGGCGCGCCGCCCCACGCCGTGGAGGCCACCCTCGTGGTGACCGTGGACGACCCGGAGTTCCCCGTCGTGCGCATCCCGCTCCGCGGGCAGTTGCTGGACGACGTCACGGTCTTCCCCGCGGCGCTCGACTTCGGCACCCTGGAACCGGGGGCCGCCTTCCCCCGCAAGGTTTTCGCCCTCGTCGCCAATCCCGCCGTCACGCTCCGAACGGTGGAGTTCACCCCCCCGTTCTTTTCCGCCACCGTCGCGAAACGGGCGTCGACCCTGTCGGCCGGGCCCGCCGGGGCCGCGCCCGAACCCGAAGCCGTCGAAGTCTCGGTGAGCGTCAAGCCCGATGCGCCCCCGGGTCCGGTCAAGGGTTCCATGGCCCTGAAGACCGACAGCCGGGAACAGCCCGTGATCACCCTCCCCCTGGCCGGGGCGGTGGCCGCCGTCGCCCCGCCGCTGGACCTCGACGCCGTGAGGCGCCACGGGTCCGACCGCTACGACGGGAACGACCTGGGGTGCACGTGGACGGCGGCGGAGACCGGTTTCAAGCTGTGGGCGCCTACTGCCCGGAGCGTGGACGTCCTGCTCTTCCCCGGCCCCGCCGCCCCCGGCTTCACCCGTCATGCCATGACGCGGGGGCCTGCCGGCACGTGGTCGCTGGCCCTCCCCGGAGACCATGAGGGGAAGTACTACCTCTACGAGACCGTGTTTGCGAGGGCCGGGAACGCGGGGGGCACCGTCACGTTCCGGGTGAATGACCCCTGTGCCCGGGGCTGCTCCGCCAACTCCGGGCGGACCCTGATCTACGACCCCCGGAAGACCGACCCCCCGGGGTGGGCGAAGGACCGCCCCGTCACCCTGCACTCCCCCACCGACGCCGTGATCTGCGAGATGCACCTGCGGGACGTCTCCATCCACCCCTCGTCCGGGGTCCCGCCGGCCCACCGGGGGAAGTACCTGGGGGCGGTGCAGGGCGGCACCCGGTCTCCCGAGGGCCTGGCCACGACCCTCGACCACCTGGCGGAGCTGGGCGTGACCCACGTCCACCTGCTCCCGACCTTCGACTACGGCACCGGGGACGAGACCGAGCCCGCCGCCCGCTACACCTGGTACAACTGGGGCTACGACCCCGTCCTGTACAACGCGCCCGAGGGCTCCTACGCCTCCGACCCCGACGGCACGGCCCGCCAGCGGGAGTTCAAGCAGATGGTCCAGGCCTTCCACCGCCGGGGGATCGGCGTGGTGCTGGACTGCGTCTACAACCACACCTTCCGGACGGGGGGCGACCCCTTCTCCGTCTTCGACAAGGTCTTTCCCGGCTACTACTACCGCTTCAACCCCGACGGCACCTACGCCGACGGGAGCCAGTGCCGCAACGAGGTGGCCTCGGAGCGGCCCATGGTGCGGAAGTTCATCGTGGACTCCATCCGGCACTGGCTCGAGGAGTACCACGTGGACGGGTTCCGCTTCGACCTCATGGGCCTCATGGACCGGGAGACCATGCTGGAGCTGGCCCGGGAAGCCCGCCGGGTCAACCCGGGCGTCCTCCTCTACGGCGAGGGGTGGGACATGGGGTCGATCCTGAAACCGGATGAGAAGTTCAAGCAGGCCAACGTGGGCGGCACCGGCGTCGCGGCCTTCAATGACGGGATCCGGGACAACCTCAAGGGCGACGTGTTCGACGCCGCCTCGAAGGGCTTCGTCCAGGGCGCCGGCCCCTGGCTGGACATGGACCGCCTGAAGAAGCACGTCCTGGGCGCGGGGACCGGGCGGGACAAGACGGACATCCCCGTCCGTTCCCCCACCGAGACCGTCAACTACGTCTCCTGCCACGACAACCTCTGCCTGATGGACAAGCTGAAGGCCTCCGTCCCGGACGCGGCGCCGGGGACCCGGGTCCGGATGGCCTGCCTGGCCCACGCCGTGGTCCTGACTTCCCAGGGCATCCCCTTCCTCCACCTGGGCGACGACTTCGGCCGGAGCAAGAACGGCGTCGAAAACTCCTTCAACAACAACGACCCGGCGGTGAACCCCGTGGACTGGTCCCTCAAGGCCGCCAACCGGGAAATGTTCAACTTCCACCGGGGGCTCGTCGCGCTGCGGAGGGCCCACCCCGCCTTCCGGATGAGCGTCGCCTCGGTGGTGGGCCGGCACGTCCGGTTCCTGGAGGGCCTGCCGGAGAACGTCCTGGCCTACGTCCTCCACGGCCGGGCGAACGGCGACCCCTGGGCGGAGATCCTCGTGGCCTTCAACGGGACCGCCGCCCCGCAGACCCTGGCGGCGCCGGGCCGGTGGGAGGTGGTCGTGGACGGGCTGTCCGCGGGGACGAAAACGTTGTCGACGGCGAAGGACACCGTGAAGATCGCCCCGTTCTCGGCCCTGGTGGCGCACCGGTAG
- a CDS encoding methyltransferase domain-containing protein, protein MPHLRQIHGKTRQAYNLAAETYHQRFADELRTKAYDRDLLDAFAGRFPPGSSICDAGCGPSGHLGRYLFDKGLNVVGVDISDRCVALARSLHPGMHFRREDMAGMRFPGDSFDGILAYYSIIHAPKRFASRYFTEFRRVLKPGGSLLVAVKAGDTEGMAGDLLGIETEIYFALFTEAEIAGLFTGAGFAVDFLERRNPYDFEIRNERIFAMGRKT, encoded by the coding sequence GTGCCCCACCTGCGGCAGATTCACGGGAAAACGCGCCAGGCCTACAACCTTGCCGCGGAAACCTACCATCAGCGCTTCGCCGACGAACTGAGGACAAAGGCCTACGACCGCGACCTGCTCGACGCCTTCGCCGGCCGCTTTCCACCCGGCTCGTCGATCTGCGACGCCGGGTGCGGCCCGTCGGGGCACCTCGGCCGCTACCTCTTCGACAAGGGGTTGAACGTGGTCGGCGTGGACATCTCCGACCGCTGCGTCGCCCTCGCCCGGTCGCTTCACCCGGGCATGCACTTCCGGCGCGAGGACATGGCGGGCATGCGCTTCCCCGGTGATTCCTTCGACGGCATCCTCGCTTACTATTCCATCATCCATGCACCCAAGCGTTTTGCTTCCAGGTATTTTACCGAATTCCGACGGGTCCTGAAGCCGGGGGGCTCCCTCCTGGTCGCCGTCAAGGCCGGGGACACCGAAGGTATGGCCGGAGACCTGCTGGGGATCGAAACCGAGATCTACTTCGCCCTGTTCACGGAAGCGGAGATCGCCGGTCTCTTCACGGGCGCCGGTTTCGCGGTCGATTTTCTGGAGCGGAGGAATCCCTACGACTTCGAGATCCGCAACGAGCGGATCTTCGCCATGGGCCGGAAAACCTGA